The Schistocerca gregaria isolate iqSchGreg1 chromosome 2, iqSchGreg1.2, whole genome shotgun sequence genome contains the following window.
cagtacttactgcaacctacatccttctaaatctgcttagtgtattcatctcttggtctccctctacgatctttaccctccacgctgcgctccaatgctaaatttgtgatccctcgatgcctcagaacatgtcctaccaacctgtcccttcttcttgtcaagttgtgccacaaactcctcttctccccgattctattcaatacctcctcattagttatgtgatctacccatttaatcttcagcattcttctgtagcaccacatttcaaaagcttctattctcttcttgtctaaactatttatcgtcaatctttcacttccatacatggccacacaccatagaaatactttcagaaacgagttcctgacacttaaatcaatactctatgttaacaaatttctcttcttcagaaacgctttccttgccattgccagactacattttatatcctctctacttcgaccatcaacagttactttactccccaaaatagcaaaactcctttactactttaagtgtctcttttcctaatctaattccctcagcatcacccgacttaattcgactacattccattatccatgttttgcttttgttgatgttcatgttataccctcctttcaagacactgtccattccgttcaactgctcttccaagtcctttgctgtctctgacagaattacaatgtcatcggcgaacctcaaagtttttatttcttctccatggattttaatacctactccgaattattcttttgtttcttttactggttgttcaatatacagattcatgtccgtcgactcttataactgccatctgttttttgtacaaattgtaaatagcctttcgctctctgtattttacccctgccaccttcagaatttgaaagagagtattccagtcaaaattgtcaaaagctttctcttagtctacaaatgctagaaacgtagattgcctttccttaatctttcttctaagataagttgtaaggtcagtattgcctcacgtgttccaatatttctacggaatccatactgatattCCCcggagtcggcttctaccagtttttccattcgtctgtgaagaattcgtgttagtattttgcagcggtgacttattaaactgatagttcggtaattttcaaattgtCAGCTCCTGctgtctttggaactggaattattatattcttcttgaagtctgagggtatttcgcctgccacatacatcttgctcaccagatggtagagttttgtcaggattggctctcccaaggccgttggtggtgaggcttgcgtgcctcaacgatatagatagccgtaccgtaggtgcaaccacaacggaggggtatctgttgaggggccacacaaacgtgtggtccctgaagaggggccgcagccctttcagtagttgcaggggcaacagtctggatgattgactgatctggtcttgtaacactaaccaaaacggccttgctgtgctggtactgcgaacggctgaaagctagggcaaactacagccgtaatatttccctagGGCATGCCTGAAATTGGGAatactcggcacactcttgacaatgtggaatgttgaattccctaaggattttcgaaatggaaagtcccatgcacctagctccaacacctgtgccggccggagtggcccagcggttctaggctcttcagtcccttgttagttcccgtcgtgcggccattatcGCGTCGGAAGACTTTTCACACGAATTACTTGAGAACGGaatacagctccgccaatgcactgtcgtgTTGTAGcctgtgtactcgatactaccgccagctgtatatatgcgtatcgctatcccatgacttttgtcacctcagtgtattgttaTAAATGgcatttgtgttaaaaaaaaaaagacaggaaaaacatCGACCTTGTCGGAGTAAACAGATGACGGCAATTTAGTTTATTAACCAGAGACGCAACTGGGCCGCACCACAGTTGGACTCGGCACAGAGAATCGAGTAAACTGCGAAGAAGGCTAGAAAAATGAAACAGGGTTTAGGCTCATTGAAACTGGAGCTGCCACGTCTCGAGGGCCCTCCACCGACGTCCGCCGCTCACGCTTGCACGGAGCCCGTGCGCGCCGGTGCGCGGGCCTCGGCCGCCTGCGCGAGCAGCGCCGCCATCTTGCAGGCGCGGAACTTGGAGGTGAGCGAGAGCAGGCGGCGCAGCTGCGGGTGCGCCAGCAGCGCGGACGCGGGCAGCGAACGCGCCGGCCCGTACACGCGCTCCACGCTCTCCCGCAACGACGGCAGGCCCTGCCGCAGCCGCGGCAGGCGCGCCAGCCACGGCAGCGCGGCGGCCAGCACGCACAGCGTCGTCCGCATCGGCACCTCCGTCAGCCACGACTGTTCGGGCGGCAGCGCCTGCTCCGACAGCAGCCGCTGCTCTTCCGCTTCCGCCTCctgctcttcctcctcctcttccgcaACCACGCTCTTGCCACTCTTCGACTCCACTGCGTGTCTGCTCTTATCGCTCTTCGACACCGACAGCACTACCTCTCTACTCTTCGACGGCGACGCCACTGCGGCTCCACCTATCTCCTCACTAACCTCCTCTATGACCACCCCCTCCGTAAACTGGATAGTGTCGTCGAGGATAATACCGGCTACAGTGCTCGCCGCCTTCCTGGCGCGCCGTTTCGATTCTGCGAGCCTCATCAACTCCGCCTCCGTTAGGAAACCTTCTTTCGTAAGATTCCTGGGATCCAGCACTATCCTCTTCCCCGTCGACAGAGCCAGAGCTTTCCTGAAGCCTTCCGTTTCGTCCTCGTCCTTGCAGAAACACAGCAGCAGTGACGTGTAACTTACTTTGTTGTAGCCTGCGGTGAAAACGTCGGACAGTAAGTCTTTCGCCAGGAACTTGCGCAGCCGCAGCTGCGAGTCTTCTTCGAGTTCCTTCTCGAACCAAAACACCACCCTCTGGTAGTCTCTGAACGACACCGTTTCCGTACCGTCAACGTCCATTACTCTGAACTGGCGGCGCACGTCTAGGATATCCTCTTCAGTAGGATACTCCAAATCTAACCCGTAGATGAGGAAGTCTCTCCAATCGACGCATTCTTGACTGCCGAACACCTTGTGCACTATGTTCTGAAGGTCTGCGGCTTGAAGCTCCATCCATATCGGCGGAAGTACAGGTTCCTCGCCTTCCACAGTCGCACTGAACAAACAGTCTTCCAAAAGGGAAACGAAAGCTCTCTCGGGCATGTTACCACTCGGTGCTAAGCGGTGCAACCTCTTCCTTAGATTCTGCAACTGGGAGATACGGAACTCGTCAACAGCCCGACGCTCTTCTAGAGGCTGGGGAGTGGGAGGTGGCGGCTCCGGCAGCAGCACGACGCTCGGCTTCACGATGAAGATGTCCTGCTCCAACACGAGCTGTTCCCTTATCGGCTGTTCTTCCTCTATGGCTGTGAAAAGCACCTGACACAAATTATCCACACTCTCCACCTCGCGCTTGTACCTGTCTCCGATTTCCTCGTAGAGAGAATAAAACATCGACTGAACTGCATTCAGAATTTCAGTCAGATCGTTTAGGCCTCTGGCCAACAAGATATTCAGACGATATATCACTCTCGACATCTCTTCGTTTGCGCAGTACGCCCACTCTGTGACGAGATTATCGAGAGGAGTAGTTTCACCTGCCGCGCTTCTCGCAGTGTCCTCCTTTTTCGTGGACTTTTTGCTCTTCTTATCATCTGCACTTCCTTCTGCAGTAACCATCTCTCGGAGTTGCAGTGCAACTCTCTCCACAGATGTAACAGCTGAAGAAACGGCCGCGGTGAGCGCCTTATGGTAAGGGGTCTGCACGGAGAAACTTGTGTCTGAGTTTATCAAGATCCTGGCAACTGCCCCCTTCCTCGTACCTGCTGTCGATGACATACTTCTGTAAACAGAAGCTCCAGTTACTATACTACTCTTGCGGGCACTTCTGGTGACAGAACTGCCTCTGCTTACTCCCTTCGTCAAGACGTCTCTGGTACTGCTTCTGGGAAGAGAGCCCGATGAGTCGAGCTTTGATTTTCGTATTAAGTCGTCAAGTTCTTGCGCCTCTCCCGGTTCTGGGTCACTCGACAGTGGTGGAATAGCTATTTTATCAAACCTTTTCTCGCTCGGTAGTTTCGACATCATGTTCGTGTAATAGTCGCTTATCAACTGAAGTGTGTCGATGTAACGATCCAATTCAACTTCCGCAGCTGCGATGAACAGATTTACAAAAGCCACCATCTCTTCCGCGATCCAGCTCTCGCAAATGATCTTTCTCCTTTCTGTTTCGGCTTGTTTCATTCTCCTGTCGCATATTTCCCATAGACAATGACGCAGTTCGGTGACTCTACAATGAAGCTCGCTCTTTATCTCATCGTCTTGGCGAAGATCTTCGTCCATTTCGTTGTATCTCGTCTGGAACTCGTGGACCGCATCCTGCTTTAGATCAGGACGCCTGATATATTTTTGTAACAGCCCAGTGACGTAATTTACGTAGGGAACGATGTGAGAATAATGGATTCGTTTGCTGAAGAAGATTTCCTTAAGGGCTCGCGTGTACATCCACTCAGTTTTCTCCCAGATTGTGGCGAGCGTACACTGCAGGTCTAGTGGCTGGGGGAGGTCAACGTAGTGCCAACCTTCCTCGCCAGGTTTCGCTGGCTCTTCCGTAGGTTCTCCCTCTTTCGCCAGAAAACTTTCCTCCTTCGACGTCATGTCAGATGCAAGAAGTTCCTCCAGTTCCTCCATACCTCCCTCTGTCTTACTTTTAACCTCCTTGGCCCCCACTTTTTTCGCCGGTTTCTTCGCtgattttcctttcttccctttttcGGCCAGATCTTCATAACCCTCACCAAACAGCTCGACTGAAGGTTTTAAAGGCATTTCCATATCCCCTATAACTGTCTTCGCCAACTGTTTCAGGGTAAGGAAGTCAAAACTCTCGTAGTAGAATGCATAATTCATGCCCTGTTCCGTGTATACCTTTTCAAGCGGGGAGAGATTCTCATTAAATACGTCAAGTTGCTCGTCATTGTCCTCCTCAAAAGCCGAGGGTGTCTCTAGTTTCTCGACGTGAATATAAGCGGTTAGATACGTCGAGAAAGGAGGCGGAGGTTCTGCTGGAGTCGGGTTGGGTAATAGCCTCGAAACCCTCTGCTCACGAAACGGATCTTTGTCTTCGTCGTCTTCAGATGACTCGGGCGGCATCTGTTGCCCAGATAACTTTTCTTCAAGGACAGAGGCCTGCGAGTAAGTTTTGGGGAAATTTATGAGCACCCATCCATTGATTTCTGTCTGATTTTTTAGGTATTCGATCAGCATTGATGCCAGAAGCTCATCGTTAATCTCTTCCCCGACGCCTAGAATCTCGAAAGCTCTCTGGCCGAGTTTTGACTGCGGAGACATTTCTCGTGGCTTTTCTTCCCCTTCGAATACCTCCTCTTCACCATcttcaggaattttaacaggtgtcTGCGTAAACTTATCTGTCGGGGCAACCACAGGCTCTTCTTTTGTGGCTTTCGTCGAAGGCGTGCTGGCAGGTTGTTTCGCTTTCTTCTTACTCAATTTGTTCTCCGTTTCTGCTTTGGAGTCTGGCGTGCACTCCTCTTTAAACGCAGCCACGCAGAAGTTGATTACATTCTCCATTTTCACAACGTGCACAGCTCTGTGTTTGAGGAGGCCCTCCAGGATAGCCAACTTGTCGTCTTCTAGTTCTGCTATCAGGGCCGCGGTGACTGGATACCGCGGGATGTCTGCCGGCATCGGCCGAAGAGGATACGGGTATTTTGCTGCCAGTAACCGGTGGATCACGTGGCCCAGCACATTGAGTGAACTTTCGGTGCCTGCGAGGTGTGGAGCGAGTGTAGCCACCTCCCAAGTTTCCTCCAGTGCCAGGTACGCTTGCAGGTCGTGCTCGTCCAGTATGATTTGCCTGTCGGTCTCCAGCTCCACTTCCTCAATCAGCTCGTTAACAATCTCCTCCGCTAGGAGCCTTTCCCCGCCTCCTTCCAGAACGTCGAATATAGGGAGACCCTTGAAGAAGAGCGCCTTCCATTGATCCACTAGTTCTTGTGGCACAATGCCTCTGTTGGTCTTTTTGAATTCGGAAACTCTCAGGCCGAAGTCGACGGCGGATTTAACAACGTCCATGCAGATTCCGAAGTGCTTCTCGTAGCGTTTCCTCTGTTTATCGTCGCCCAACCTCTTCTGTAGTTCCTGAAAGCGGTCCCTCTCGAACAACGACATGCTCTCTCGAAAGCACTGTTCGTCGTACACCTCCATAAGAGCGCTATCGAGCTCCTGCTGTTGCTGATCCAGTAGCATCTTTTCCACGCGTAGTCGATTCTCCACCATCTTCCGCTTGTGGCTACGTACCGAAAAGAGTTTGGACACCGCTTTCTTCTCGTACTGAGACTGTTTGATGAGCTTTTCGGTCACCATGCGGTCGAACTgcttctcctgttcttcgagcaacGCCTCCCACAGTTCACCGAGGACTACCTTTTGCATCCTTTTCTTAAACGTGGCGTAAGCGATTTCTTTCCGGGACGGTTCCTCCAGGACGTCCGCGGTCGGCTTCTTGGGCTTCGCTTCACCGCTGCTCAAGTTTCGTGCTTGCTGCCGGATGCACTCTAGCTCACTCTGGGTGTATTCTCGATCGAGTACCGAAGCCGTCGAGGGTGTCTGTGTCGTTGAGGACGGTGGTATGTGCACGGCCCACAAGCTGGTCTTGCCCACTTCGAGGCACGGCTTGCGGGGCGGCGACTGCGCCGCGGCCTCCCTGTCCTCGACGTCGACGTGCGAGTCGCGGCACTCGCGCAGCAGGGCGTGGTACTGCTCGCTGTACAATTTGGCCAGCTCCTCCTTGCTGATGCACGGCTCTTCGCGTTCCACCGTCGCAGGTTCCTCGGCCACCTCCTGCGTTTCCAGCACGGGCTCCACGGTGAAGCGCGACGGCCGCTTCTGGCGCATCCTATAGTACTCCACCTCCTGTTCCGCGAGGAAGTGCAGCCTGTCCTTGCCCTCGAGGCAGAAGAAGACCTGGTAGAAGAGCGACACCGCGGCCGACCCCTTTCCCGTCGCCGCTGCCATCGCCCGCAAGGTCGCGTCCTCGCACCGCACACCAACCTCCTCCAGCCATACCTGCACCGACGGGAATTTATCGGAGCGGAGGCAAGATTTGGGAGCAGCCTTTTTTATACATAAAATAGGAATCATCGGCCAATCAGTTACACGTCAAAAGTTTATTTAAACCTTTATCTAGGtttcggaaatggaagaggaagtagatgaagatgaaatgggagatatgacattgcgtgaagagtttgacagagcactggaagacctgagtcgaaacaaggcccccaaagtagacagcattccattagaactactgacagccttgggagagccagtcctgacaaaactctaccatcaggtgagcaagatttatgagacaggcgaaataccctcagacttcaagaagaatataacaattccaatcccaaagaaagcaggtgtgaaaattactgaactatcagtttaataagtcacagctgcaaaatactaacgcgtattctttacagacgaatgggaaaactggtagaagctgacctcggggaagatcagtttggattccgtagaaatgttggaacacgtgaggcaatactgaccttacgacttatcttacaagaaagattaaggaaaggcaaacctacgtttctagcatttgtagacttagagaaagcttttgacaattttgactggaatactctctttcaaattctgaaggtggcaggggtaaaatacagggagcgaaaggctatttacaatttgtacagaaaccagatggcagttataagagtcgagggacatgaaagggaagcagtggttggtaagggagtgagactaggttgtagcctctccccgatgttattcaatctgtatattgaacaaccagtaaaagaaacaaaagaataattcggagtaggtattaaaatccatggagaagaaataaaaactttgaggttcgccgatgacattgtaattctgtcagagatgccaaaggactttgaagagcagtttaacggaatggacagtgtcttgaaaggagggtataacatgaacatcaacaaaagcaaaacaaggataatggaatgtagtcgaattaagtcgggtgatgctgagggaattagattaggaaatgagacacttaaagtagtaaagtagttttgctatttggggagcaaaataactgatgatggccgaagtagagaggatataaaacgtagcctttcaatggcaaggaaatcgtttctgaagaagagagcttagttaacatcgagtatttatttaagtgtcaggaagtcgtttctgaaagtatttctatggaatgtgccatgtatggaagtgaaacatgaacgataaatagtttagacaagaagagaatagaagctttcgaaatgtggtgctacagaagaatgctgaagattatatgggtagatcacataactaatgaggaggtattgaatagaatcggggagaagagaagtttgtggcacaacttgactagaagaagggatcggttggtaggacatgttctgaggcgtcaagggatcaccaatttagtattggagggcagcgtggagggtaaaaatcgtagagggagaccgagagatgagtacactaagcagattcagaaggatgtaggttgcagtaggtactgggagatgaaaaagcttgcacaggatagagtagcatggagagctgcatcacgccagtctcaggactgaagaccacaacaacaacaatatctaggTTTCGAAAGATATAAATCTGACTTGCGCAGAAGAAGTAATAAGAcctagtgaagagccaaagaaactggtactcctgcttaATGTGTAGAGTCCCCGCGATCAcggagaagtgctgcaacacgacgcaacatggactcgactaatatctgaactagtgctggagggaactgacaccacgaatcctgcagggctgtccgtaaatccataagagtacgaggggctgtagatctcttctgaacaacacattacaaggcatccctgatatgctcaataatgttcatgtctggggagtttggtggccagcggaagtgcttaaactcagaagagtgttcctggagccactctgtagcaatgctggacgtggagggtgttgcattgtcctgcggaatgcacaatggacaagaatggatgcaggtgataagataaGATGCTTAAGCACGTATcatcagtcagagtcgtatctagacgtatcagcggtcccatatcactccgaatgcacacgacccacaccattacatagcttccaccagcttgaccagtcccctgctgacatgcag
Protein-coding sequences here:
- the LOC126335839 gene encoding sperm flagellar protein 2-like, with product MIPILCIKKAAPKSCLRSDKFPSVQVWLEEVGVRCEDATLRAMAAATGKGSAAVSLFYQVFFCLEGKDRLHFLAEQEVEYYRMRQKRPSRFTVEPVLETQEVAEEPATVEREEPCISKEELAKLYSEQYHALLRECRDSHVDVEDREAAAQSPPRKPCLEVGKTSLWAVHIPPSSTTQTPSTASVLDREYTQSELECIRQQARNLSSGEAKPKKPTADVLEEPSRKEIAYATFKKRMQKVVLGELWEALLEEQEKQFDRMVTEKLIKQSQYEKKAVSKLFSVRSHKRKMVENRLRVEKMLLDQQQQELDSALMEVYDEQCFRESMSLFERDRFQELQKRLGDDKQRKRYEKHFGICMDVVKSAVDFGLRVSEFKKTNRGIVPQELVDQWKALFFKGLPIFDVLEGGGERLLAEEIVNELIEEVELETDRQIILDEHDLQAYLALEETWEVATLAPHLAGTESSLNVLGHVIHRLLAAKYPYPLRPMPADIPRYPVTAALIAELEDDKLAILEGLLKHRAVHVVKMENVINFCVAAFKEECTPDSKAETENKLSKKKAKQPASTPSTKATKEEPVVAPTDKFTQTPVKIPEDGEEEVFEGEEKPREMSPQSKLGQRAFEILGVGEEINDELLASMLIEYLKNQTEINGWVLINFPKTYSQASVLEEKLSGQQMPPESSEDDEDKDPFREQRVSRLLPNPTPAEPPPPFSTYLTAYIHVEKLETPSAFEEDNDEQLDVFNENLSPLEKVYTEQGMNYAFYYESFDFLTLKQLAKTVIGDMEMPLKPSVELFGEGYEDLAEKGKKGKSAKKPAKKVGAKEVKSKTEGGMEELEELLASDMTSKEESFLAKEGEPTEEPAKPGEEGWHYVDLPQPLDLQCTLATIWEKTEWMYTRALKEIFFSKRIHYSHIVPYVNYVTGLLQKYIRRPDLKQDAVHEFQTRYNEMDEDLRQDDEIKSELHCRVTELRHCLWEICDRRMKQAETERRKIICESWIAEEMVAFVNLFIAAAEVELDRYIDTLQLISDYYTNMMSKLPSEKRFDKIAIPPLSSDPEPGEAQELDDLIRKSKLDSSGSLPRSSTRDVLTKGVSRGSSVTRSARKSSIVTGASVYRSMSSTAGTRKGAVARILINSDTSFSVQTPYHKALTAAVSSAVTSVERVALQLREMVTAEGSADDKKSKKSTKKEDTARSAAGETTPLDNLVTEWAYCANEEMSRVIYRLNILLARGLNDLTEILNAVQSMFYSLYEEIGDRYKREVESVDNLCQVLFTAIEEEQPIREQLVLEQDIFIVKPSVVLLPEPPPPTPQPLEERRAVDEFRISQLQNLRKRLHRLAPSGNMPERAFVSLLEDCLFSATVEGEEPVLPPIWMELQAADLQNIVHKVFGSQECVDWRDFLIYGLDLEYPTEEDILDVRRQFRVMDVDGTETVSFRDYQRVVFWFEKELEEDSQLRLRKFLAKDLLSDVFTAGYNKVSYTSLLLCFCKDEDETEGFRKALALSTGKRIVLDPRNLTKEGFLTEAELMRLAESKRRARKAASTVAGIILDDTIQFTEGVVIEEVSEEIGGAAVASPSKSREVVLSVSKSDKSRHAVESKSGKSVVAEEEEEEQEAEAEEQRLLSEQALPPEQSWLTEVPMRTTLCVLAAALPWLARLPRLRQGLPSLRESVERVYGPARSLPASALLAHPQLRRLLSLTSKFRACKMAALLAQAAEARAPARTGSVQA